The proteins below are encoded in one region of Rhododendron vialii isolate Sample 1 chromosome 7a, ASM3025357v1:
- the LOC131332459 gene encoding uncharacterized protein LOC131332459 isoform X5 — protein sequence MKGHEAKMPRMEDILNLPVQDPPNAEFSAAHLNWIQVEGGRQGGDNIALIPYARVDDFVKGESVNAECPASFRVESRRKRTQGSVSKPRVDGYLEYTLYWCSYGPEDYRDSESGGARANNKPASGKGSRPGRRHMMRGCLCHFTVKRLYSRPFLALIIYNQQNHVDKTGAPCHGILDQDALGTRAMYAPRISEELRQKVMSMLYVGMSLDNIMQHHMGEVERQGGPHNRDDFLTRNDVRNMERLVRNSSYELDGNDECSVKTWVHRHQKHVFFFQDRCGSEPFILGIQTDWQVQQMLRHGHNGSVASHSAFGLKKLKYPLCSLLVFDSSRNAIPVAWVITSCDVHQDIHKWLVPLVDRVRTKDARWRPNAFLVDDPSFKTSIIREIFRCRVLVCLWHIRRAWVKSLLKKCCNFDVQREILKHLGRTLYCTRSMSSALDSVEELMQIFVDQCAFMNYFRSRWLPKIELWVNSLRTLPVASQEPYSAIEAYHLRLKSKVFNGLHSSCWQRVDWLIHTLTTAFHSLYCLDQYAVETANFENLRDGCFSTNSWYQAMHIPDVDVLLDEENLQFAKVISQADRTLVYTVWNPGRFGRSTVSSLFSSVLQQCLRRRVREKLEKENRGRKKRRPG from the exons ATGCCTAGAATGGAGGATATTCTAAACCTTCCAGTGCAGGATCCTCCTAATGCAGAGTTTTCTGCAGCTCATCTTAATTGGATACAAGTCGAAGGTGGTAGGCAAGGTGGTGACAATATTGCTCTAATCCCTTATGCCAGAGTGGATGATTTTGTGAAAGGAGAATCTGTTAATGCAGAATGCCCTGCTAGTTTCCGAGTTGAGTCTAGGAGGAAGAGAACTCAAGGGAGTGTCAGCAAACCAAGGGTTGATGGCTATCTCGAATACACGCT ATACTGGTGTTCCTATGGTCCAGAAGATTATAGGGATAGTGAGTCTGGTGGGGCTCGTGCAAACAATAAACCTGCTTCAGGCAAAGGAAGTAGGCCAGGGAGACGTCACATGATGAGAGGGTGCCTTTGTCATTTTACTGTTAAACGCTTATACTCCCGCCCCTTTCTAGCACTAATCATCTACAACCAGCAAAACCATGTGGATAAAACAGGGGCTCCATGCCATGGGATATTGGACCAGGATGCTTTGGGAACAAGAGCGATGTATGCTCCTCGAATTTCAGAAGAGTTACGGCAGAAAGTGATGTCCATGCTTTATGTTGGAATGTCTTTGGACAATATAATGCAGCATCACATGGGGGAGGTGGAGAGGCAAGGAGGGCCCCACAATCGCGATGATTTTCTCACTCGCAATGATGTCCGTAACATGGAAAGGCTGGTTCGTAACTCCTCTTATGAGCTAGATGGAAATGACGAATGCAGTGTAAAAACATGGGTGCATCGCCACCAGAAACACGTATTCTTTTTCCAAGATAGATGTGGTTCAGAACCGTTTATTTTGGGAATACAAACAGATTGGCAGGTGCAGCAGATGCTTCGTCATGGTCATAATGGATCGGTAGCTTCTCATTCAGCATTTGGCTTGAAGAAACTTAAG TATCCTCTTTGTTCATTGCTTGTCTTTGACTCATCAAGGAATGCAATTCCGGTTGCCTGGGTCATCACTTCCTGTGATGTTCATCAAGACATCCACAAATGGCTGGTACCCCTTGTGGATCGGGTCCGAACTAAGGACGCCAGATGGAGACCTAATGCCTTCTTGGTGGACGATCCTTCTTTTAAGACATCTATTATCAG AGAGATCTTCCGATGCCGGGTCCTAGTATGCCTCTGGCATATTCGCCGTGCCTGGGTAAAAAGCCTCTTAAAGAAATGTTGCAACTTTGATGTGCAGCGAGAGATCTTGAAGCACTTAGGGAGGACATTGTACTGCACAAGAAGCATGTCAAGCGCTTTAGATTCAGTTGAAGAGTTGATGCAAATATTTGTTGACCAATGTGCCTTCATGAATTATTTTAGAAGTCGGTGGTTACCAAAGATAG AACTCTGGGTTAATAGCTTAAGAACTCTCCCTGTGGCAAGTCAAGAACCATATTCTGCGATCGAAGCATACCACCTAAGATTAAAATCCAAAGTTTTCAACGGACTACATTCTAGTTGCTGGCAGAGAGTTGACTGGTTGATCCACACATTGACAACTGCGTTCCACTCCTTGTATTGTCTTGATCAGTACGCAGTGGAGACCGCTAATTTTGAGAATCTGAGGGACGGGTGCTTCTCAACGAACTCTTGGTATCAAGCTATGCACATCCCCGACGTTGATGTGCTGTTAGATGAAGAAAATCTCCAGTTTGCTAAAGTCATTTCTCAAGCAGACAGGACTCTGGTGTACACGGTTTGGAATCCAG
- the LOC131332459 gene encoding uncharacterized protein LOC131332459 isoform X6, with amino-acid sequence MKPRYWCSYGPEDYRDSESGGARANNKPASGKGSRPGRRHMMRGCLCHFTVKRLYSRPFLALIIYNQQNHVDKTGAPCHGILDQDALGTRAMYAPRISEELRQKVMSMLYVGMSLDNIMQHHMGEVERQGGPHNRDDFLTRNDVRNMERLVRNSSYELDGNDECSVKTWVHRHQKHVFFFQDRCGSEPFILGIQTDWQVQQMLRHGHNGSVASHSAFGLKKLKYPLCSLLVFDSSRNAIPVAWVITSCDVHQDIHKWLVPLVDRVRTKDARWRPNAFLVDDPSFKTSIIREIFRCRVLVCLWHIRRAWVKSLLKKCCNFDVQREILKHLGRTLYCTRSMSSALDSVEELMQIFVDQCAFMNYFRSRWLPKIELWVNSLRTLPVASQEPYSAIEAYHLRLKSKVFNGLHSSCWQRVDWLIHTLTTAFHSLYCLDQYAVETANFENLRDGCFSTNSWYQAMHIPDVDVLLDEENLQFAKVISQADRTLVYTVWNPGLEFSLCDCTWSRLGNICKHIVKVTILCKDRQVARPLLVAQVYRQTLLNLLQSPPDDPLVLDHAILHATRLQQDIKALEDLSSSGLLPPLPPDTNSQTMDNLLLFPRLQ; translated from the exons ATACTGGTGTTCCTATGGTCCAGAAGATTATAGGGATAGTGAGTCTGGTGGGGCTCGTGCAAACAATAAACCTGCTTCAGGCAAAGGAAGTAGGCCAGGGAGACGTCACATGATGAGAGGGTGCCTTTGTCATTTTACTGTTAAACGCTTATACTCCCGCCCCTTTCTAGCACTAATCATCTACAACCAGCAAAACCATGTGGATAAAACAGGGGCTCCATGCCATGGGATATTGGACCAGGATGCTTTGGGAACAAGAGCGATGTATGCTCCTCGAATTTCAGAAGAGTTACGGCAGAAAGTGATGTCCATGCTTTATGTTGGAATGTCTTTGGACAATATAATGCAGCATCACATGGGGGAGGTGGAGAGGCAAGGAGGGCCCCACAATCGCGATGATTTTCTCACTCGCAATGATGTCCGTAACATGGAAAGGCTGGTTCGTAACTCCTCTTATGAGCTAGATGGAAATGACGAATGCAGTGTAAAAACATGGGTGCATCGCCACCAGAAACACGTATTCTTTTTCCAAGATAGATGTGGTTCAGAACCGTTTATTTTGGGAATACAAACAGATTGGCAGGTGCAGCAGATGCTTCGTCATGGTCATAATGGATCGGTAGCTTCTCATTCAGCATTTGGCTTGAAGAAACTTAAG TATCCTCTTTGTTCATTGCTTGTCTTTGACTCATCAAGGAATGCAATTCCGGTTGCCTGGGTCATCACTTCCTGTGATGTTCATCAAGACATCCACAAATGGCTGGTACCCCTTGTGGATCGGGTCCGAACTAAGGACGCCAGATGGAGACCTAATGCCTTCTTGGTGGACGATCCTTCTTTTAAGACATCTATTATCAG AGAGATCTTCCGATGCCGGGTCCTAGTATGCCTCTGGCATATTCGCCGTGCCTGGGTAAAAAGCCTCTTAAAGAAATGTTGCAACTTTGATGTGCAGCGAGAGATCTTGAAGCACTTAGGGAGGACATTGTACTGCACAAGAAGCATGTCAAGCGCTTTAGATTCAGTTGAAGAGTTGATGCAAATATTTGTTGACCAATGTGCCTTCATGAATTATTTTAGAAGTCGGTGGTTACCAAAGATAG AACTCTGGGTTAATAGCTTAAGAACTCTCCCTGTGGCAAGTCAAGAACCATATTCTGCGATCGAAGCATACCACCTAAGATTAAAATCCAAAGTTTTCAACGGACTACATTCTAGTTGCTGGCAGAGAGTTGACTGGTTGATCCACACATTGACAACTGCGTTCCACTCCTTGTATTGTCTTGATCAGTACGCAGTGGAGACCGCTAATTTTGAGAATCTGAGGGACGGGTGCTTCTCAACGAACTCTTGGTATCAAGCTATGCACATCCCCGACGTTGATGTGCTGTTAGATGAAGAAAATCTCCAGTTTGCTAAAGTCATTTCTCAAGCAGACAGGACTCTGGTGTACACGGTTTGGAATCCAGGTTTGGAATTCTCACTATGTGATTGCACTTGGTCAAGGCTGGGGAATATTTGTAAGCACATTGTTAAGGTGACCATCTTATGTAAAGATCGGCAAGTTGCTAGGCCATTATTGGTAGCCCAAGTTTATCGGCAGACCTTGCTTAACCTTTTGCAAAGCCCACCGGATGATCCTCTAGTTCTTGATCATGCCATTTTGCATGCAACACGCTTGCAACAAGATATCAAAGCTTTGGAAGACTTATCCAGTAGTGGGTTGCTCCCGCCTCTACCTCCTGATACAAATTCCCAAACAATGGATAATCTCCTACTTTTTCCACGACTCCAATGA